The genomic DNA GGCGGGACGGTCCGCATCGCTGTGCCGGAACACCTGGGCGGCGTAGTTCAGCGTCGCGCCCGGGAACCAGGTGGCGCCCGGCATCCGCGTCTGCTCCAGCGGAGTCGACGCACGGGTGCCGGCCGGCACGTCGAAGAAGTCCCAGATCGCCTGCCAGAACCACCCCACGTCGCTGACCGACGCTTGCCACAGTGACGAGTAGTCGGCGAAATCCCCGCGGCCGGTGTCGCGCAGCCAGTCGGTGAACCGGGTCAGGTTGGCCTGCGCCACGGTGTGGACATCGGGCTCCCACCCCCCGGCTTCAGCCATCGCTGTCCCCCTCGGTGACGGCGTGGGCGGCCTCCATCAGCATCCACCCGGACAGTTGCACCGACAGGTCGCGCTCGGGCACCTCGGAGGCGTTCACGGCCCCTTCGACGAACTCGGCCGACTTCCCGTCGGCGGTCGGCAGGGCGGCGGGACGGTCCCAGAAGGCACCGAACAGCGGCAACCCGTCCACGGTCTGCCGGTTCTCCCACGCCGACTCCGCCGAGGTCAGCACCAGCTCCCGCGCCTGATCGGCCACCTCGGGCAGCTGGGTCGCCGCCAAGGCCAGATAGCGTGCGGTCACACCGTGGAACAGTCCGCCGTCACCGCCGCCGGCGCCGCGCAACACCCCGTCATCGGTCATGTGCTCGGCGATGGCGCTGACGAGCCTGGCCGCCCGGGCGGCATGCCGGGGGTCGCTCGTGCGCACCGCGAGTTCGGTCTCCAACCCCACCACCACACCCTGGCAGTAGGTGTACTGCGCGCGGACCAGGGAACCGGCCTTGATGCCGTCGAACACCAGGTGGGTATCCGGGTCGATCAGGGTTTCGTCGATCCAGTCGGCCATCTGCTGGGCGCGGCGCAGCCGGTCGTCGTAGCGCGCCAGGAAGATCCCCGCCGGGCCGTTGGCCGGGGCGTTGAAGAACTGGTCCTGCTTGCGCCACGGGATGCCGCCGCCGTCCTCGGGCACCCACGCCGTGACGAACTGCTCGGACAGGGTGGCCAGCGCCTTGGGTTTGTCGACGTCGACCAGGCGGCCCGCGCGTTCCAGGGCCAGGGCCAGCCAGGCCATGTCGTCGTAGTAGCTGTTGGTCCACGCCAGGTTGTTGCGCAGCCGGTGGGTGCGGATCTGGCGGATGATGCTCGTGACGCGGTCCCACTGCGGGTCGCGCAGGTGGGCGTCGACCAGGCAGTCCAGCAGGTGCGCCTGCCACCAGTAGTGCCAGGTGAGAAATCGCTTGTCCCGCTTGGTCGGCGGCCACGCCACGGCACCCAGCTGGGTGCCGGGCAGCCCCCAGAGCTTGCGGAGGTGACGGGTGGTCACGGCGCTCTCGGCGGAGGCCGCGCGATTGGCCCAGAGCTCGCTCATATCGAGCATCCTTCCCTACCAGGCGGCGTCGAGGTCACCCCATCGACGGATCCAGGCGTGCATCGCGATACCCGCCGCGACGGAGGCGTTGATGCTGCGGGTCGAACCGAACTGGGCGATGGAGACCACCATCGCCGCGCCGCGGGTCGCCGCCTCGGAGATACCCGGGCCCTCGGACCCGAACAGCAGCAGCGACCGGTGCGGCAGCTCGGTGCGTTCCAGCCGGGTGGCGCCGGGCACGTTGTCGACGGCGACCACGGTCAAACCGGCGTGCGCGGCGAACGCCAGCAGATCCTCGGTGGCGTCGTGGTGGGTCAACCGCTGGTATCGGTCGGTCACCATGGCCCCGCGCCGGTTCCAGCGCCTGCGGCCGACGATGTGCACCGTGTCGACGGCGAAGGCGTTCGCCGTGCGCACCACCCCGCCGATGTTGGCGTCGTTGCCGAAGTTCTCGATGGCGACATGCAGGGGGTGGCGCCGGGTGTCGATGTCGGCGACGATCGCCTCCCGGCGCCAGTACCGGTAGGCGTCCACGACATTGCGGGAGTCGCCGTCGCGCAGCAGATCCGGGTCATACCGCGGGTCCTCGGGCCACGGGCCCGGCCACGGGCCGACGCCGTTGACCTGGGCACCCCACTCGGTGGGTCCTGGCGCGCTCACTCGGTCCAGACCGCCGCGTGGGTACCGACCGCCGAGACCGTCGCGTAGAGCAGCGCCTGGTTGATCTCGCCCTGGGTGCACAGGGACGCGTTGAGGTGCACCGAGTTCAGCGACGCGTCCGGGAGCACCAGCAGCGAGGCTCCGTATGCGGAGCAGGCCGGGTTGATCCCCGGGGGTGGCCTGGTGGGCGCCACCACCACCATCATCGGACCGCCCCGGGCCGCGGAGTCGTCCCGGTACTGCTGTGCCACCGCGTCGATCTGCAGGCCCAGCAGCATGTAGCCGTTGCCGGTGAACGCCGTGGGGTCCCCCAGCGACTGGGCGGTCAGCGGCACACCGTCGGCCCGCCACGCTTCGACGCTGGTGGTACTGACCTTCAACCCGGTGTCGGCGGGGTTGGTCTCGGGCAGCCCGACCGGGAAGGCCGCGGCGTAGGCGGCGGTGGTGCCCGGGATCCGATCAGCTGCCGAGTACGCGTAGACGCCGCGCACCTGGGCCTGATCGCGGATGGGCCCCAGGCACACCGTCCCGGACAGCCGTTCGGGATCCTGCACCGTCAGCGGCAGCGGCGCGGCGCCCAGCACCTCGTCACAGCTGCCGACGCCGGTCCGTTCGATGGGGTGCAGCAGGGCTCCGTACAAGCCGAAACGCAGGTCCTGCGGGGCAGCGTGCGGAGAGCCGGGATCGGCCGGCGAGGCATCGATGTCGACCAACGCGTGATCGGCCTCGAAGCGCAGGTTGGCCACCGCGACGTTCCAGCCCAGCAGGGTCTGCGACTCCCCGATCCGGGCCGTTGTGGCACCGTAGGCCGACGGCACGTCGGTAGAGCCGCCACCACAACCGGTGAGAACGAGCATCGCGATCACGGCGATGACGCGTGGGGCGTACACATCTGCTCCAACTCGCAGGCGGCGGACAGGAACTCCGTTGCACTGTACGGTCCCTGGGGTCGACGCCTGCGCGCACGGTTGGCGCATAATTCGCTGGATGCCGGCTGCGACGCCGCCGCAGGCCACCTGCGGCGCGCCGCCGGCGCCACTTCAGTGCGCTGACCAGCAAAGAGGCCACCTGGGTGGGCGGCCCACCCGGCCAGTGGAGCCCCAGCGACCTCGGGCAGCGAGCGCGGCGGGACGCCAGGACCTCTCGCGAACCCGCAAGATGAATTCAGAACGGCGGCCCCACGGACCGATTCCGGAACGCCGGATCGCCCTATGAAACCTCACCACACTCCTGTCACACAAGTCTGACCGCCGGCCTTTACTGACGCTTCCGCAAATATTGAATTCACCGCCCGGCCCGCTCGCCGGGCATCGGTTGTCTGTTTGCTACTGACCAGTTCCGATGGCAAACGCCCCGCCGGCGCCACCAAGGGCATCCTGCCCTATCAGGACAGACGTCAAAAAGGGCCGTGAACAGCAGGAACGCCCGTAACTATCGGGCGATCCGAGCGATAATTAGGTGTGCACAAAGGCTTGCCGGGGGGATGCGCAAACCAAATAACGCTGTGGCAAACGATCGGCCAACAGCCCGAATGAAACGGAAACTCTGTGACCATTCTGCAAGAGGATGCCATCACCCGCTCTCTGCAGCTCTCCGAGAACTATAGTTGGCACGACGCCGAAAGCGGTGCCACCATTGTGGTCTCGCAACCTCGGATCGATCCGAATCTGTGGACCGAATATCTGGCCGGCGCTGAGCGTAGCTACCACAAATACGGTGTGGACGCGGCATTGGACTGGGATGAGATCGCCGACGGTAGTGCCACTGCACTGTTCTTTGCCGCCATCGACGCTTCCGGCAAAGTTGTCGGCGGCGTGCGGGCCAAGGAGCCGTATGACGACGCCGAGGAATCCCACGCGGTGGTCGAATGGGCAGGCCAGCCGGGGCTCGACACCGTGCGCAAGATGATCGGCGACCGCATCCCGTTCGGGCTCTCGGAGATGAAGACCGCGTGGGTGTCCGACGACCCGGGCACCAGCCGCGAACTCACCACCACCCTGGCTCGCACCGCGATGCACACCATGGCACTGCTCGACATCCAGTTCATCATGGCCACCGCAGCCGCACACGTCCTGGACCGCTGGCGGTCCTCCGGAGGAGTGGTGGTGTCCCGGGTCCCCGCCACTCCGTATCCCGACGAGCGTTACCGCACCAAGATCATGTTCTGGGACCGCCGAACCTACGCCAACCACGCCCAACCGAAGCAGGTCGCCAAGATCGTCACCGAGGCGGCGTACCTTGCTCCGGTGACCTCCGGACTGCGCCCGGTCCCCGCGGCGATCGCCGGGGTGGGCCGGTGAGCCGACCCAACGGCATCGATCACCCACAACCACACACCGCCACCGTGCTCGACGAGAGCGACGAGCAGCACCGTCGTGTCCTGGCGGCGCTGCGGGCCGACCCCGCCACCGAGTTCACCGACACGTTGGCACAGCAACGCGATACCCTCTCGCGCCTGCGGACACCGGATGCGGCCGAGCTCCAGAACGAGGCCCCCCGCTGGGTGCACTACCCGTGGCGGCGCACCGTCGTCGCGGTCCTGGGTCCCCGGTCGTTCGCCACCTTGCGACTGGACCGCAACCGCAACCTGATCACCGCCGCCGAGCAGGCCCGGCTGAGCGGGCTGCGGGTGGGAGTGGTGGGCTTGAGCGTCGGCCACGTCATCGCCCATACCATCGCCATGCAGGGGGTGGCCGGTTTCCTGCGGCTGGCCGATTTCGACGAGCTGGAGCTCTCGAACCTCAATCGGGTGCCGGCCACCCTGTTGGACCTCGGCGTGAACAAGGCCGTCATCGCAGCCCGTCGCATCGCGGAACTGGATCCGTACCTGCCGGTGGACGCCCTCACCAACGGGCTGACACCCGACGACCTGGACCGGTTCTTCGACGGCCTCGACGTCGTGATCGACGAATGCGATTCGCTGGACATGAAAGTGGTGATCCGCGAGGCCGCCCGGGAACGCGGACTGCCGGTGCTGATGTCGACCGCCGATCGAGGTCTGCTGGACGTCGAGCGGTTCGACCTGGATACCCAGCTGCCCATCCTGCACGGGCTGCTCCGGGGTATCGATTCGGCACAGCTGGCCGGGCTCTCGACCCGTGACAAGATTCCCCACATGCTCCGATTCGTCGACATCGCGCGCTCGTCGGCGCGCGGCGCGGCGTCCATGCTGGAGGTGAACTCCACGCTGACGACCTGGCCGCAGCTCGCCGGTGAGGTGGTCCTGGGCGCCACCGCTGTGGTCGAAGGGGTGCGGCGGATCGGGCTGGGCGAGCCGCTGCCGTCGGGACGGACTCGCATCGACGTCGCGGCTGCGCTCGATGATCTGCGTCCGCCGCCACCGCCGGCCGACCTGCCCACGCCGTCAGCGGCCCGAGAAGTCGTTCCCCAGGACGCCGTCCTGGCCGTCGCTGCCGCCGCCGCACGGGCGCCCTCGGGAGGCAACACGCAGCCCTGGCACATCACCACAGGCATCGGGAGCGTCACCGTGCGGATCGCCCCGGAACGGTCATCACGGATGGACGTCGGCTTCCGCGCCAGCGCGGTGGCGCTGGGGGCAGCGGTGTTCAACGCGCGGGTCGCCGCCGCTGCGTCAGGGCACACCGCGGACGTCCGGATCGACGAACACCTCACCGACGGATGCCCGCTGCAGGCCACGGTCCGGCTGTCCCCCGGTTCTGTCCCCGATCTGGCCTCGCTGTACGGGCCGATGCTGGACCGGGGCACCAACCGCAATCACGGCACGGGCGGCTCCCTGGACCCCGCCTCCGCCGAGGTGCTGCGGACGGTCACCGACCACGAGGGTGCGACGGTCCGGCTCATCACCGACCGCGGCGACATCGAGGCGGCGGGCCGCCTGATGGCCGCCGCCGACCGGGTGCGCTATCTCACCGCCGACCTGCACCGGGAGATGATCTCGGAACTGCGCTGGCCCGGTGACGCCGACCAGGACACCGGCATCGACATCCTGGGGCTGGGCATCGACCGCAATGATCTGGTGCTGTTGGAGATCCTGCGCCGTCCCGACGTGATGGCCTGGTTGGCGGACTGGGACGCCGGTCACGGGCTGGGCGACGATACGTTCGACAAGGTGAGTTCCAGTTCGGCCCTGGCGGTGGTGAGCATCGACGGCGACAGTCTGACCGACTATGCGCGCGGCGGTGCTGCCACCGAGGCGGTGTGGATCGCCGCCCAACAGCAGGGCCTCGGCGTACAGCCGATGTCGCCGGTGTTCCTCTACGCCCACGACAGCACGGATCTCGCTGATCTGTCCGCGACGTTCGCCGAGGAGCTGCACGGGCTCCAGACCGCGTTCCACCGGCTGGCCGGTACGGTAGGGCTGCGCCACGCCCTGGTGCTGCGACTGTCCGACGCGCCGCAGCCGTCCACCCGTAGCCGCCGCGAGGCCTACCCGAGAAACATGGTTGAGGTCTGACGGCATGTCGAGACGCTTGGACCTCCTGGTCACCGCTGTTGCCCAGCGCCTGATGGCCGCCACCGCCGAGACCTCGGTGGAGCTAAGCACGCAGGTCCTGGCTCAGCTGGTCGAGTACTTCGGCGTCGACCTGAGCTTCCTGCGCTACAACGACCACGAGATCCGGGCCACCAAACTGATCGCCGAATGGCCGCGACGGGAGTTCATCCCGGATCCCGATCCCATCGGGGTGGTGTACTTCGCGGACGCCGACCCCGTGTTCGCAGCGGCCGAACACGCCAAGGAGCCCGTGGTGATCCGGCCGACGCCGGCCACCGACGACTACCAACGCACCATCGAAGAGAGCAGCGGCGTGGTGGCCACCTCGGGTGCTTTCGTTCCGCTGGTCTCCGGTGACGTCACCACGGGCGCAATGGGTTTCGTGAAGTTCGGTGACCGGGAATGGCTTGCCGAGGAAGTCGACGCACTCAAGGCTGTGGCGTCGCTGTTCTCCCAGGTGCAGGCGCGCATCCTGGCCGAGGAGCAACTGCGCTATCTGGCCGAGCACGACGACCTGACCGGACTGCACAACCGGCGCGCGCTCATCTCGCACTTGGAGAAGCGGCTGGCGGCCGGCCAACCGGGACCCGTTGCCGCCCTGTTCCTCGATCTGGACCGGCTCAAGGCGGTCAACGACTACCTCGGCCACAATGCCGGCGATTGGTTCATCCGGATCTTCGCCGAGCGGCTGCGGGCCAAGGCCGGCGGCGACAGCCTGATCGCCCGGCTCGGCGGCGACGAATTCGTGGTGGTACCCAACACCGCCACCGACGTCGACAGCGGCGAGGAGCTCGCCCACCGCCTGCAGGCAGCGCTGCGGGAACGGGTGGCTATCGACGGTGAAATGCTCACGCGCACCGTCAGTGTGGGCGTGGCGCTCGGCGAACCGGGGGTGGACTCCGCATCGGACCTGCTGCGCAAGGCCGACCAGGCCGTGCTCACCGCCAAAGGCGCCGGCGGTAACAAGATCGCGGTGTTCTCCGA from Mycolicibacterium tokaiense includes the following:
- a CDS encoding glycoside hydrolase family 76 protein, which encodes MSELWANRAASAESAVTTRHLRKLWGLPGTQLGAVAWPPTKRDKRFLTWHYWWQAHLLDCLVDAHLRDPQWDRVTSIIRQIRTHRLRNNLAWTNSYYDDMAWLALALERAGRLVDVDKPKALATLSEQFVTAWVPEDGGGIPWRKQDQFFNAPANGPAGIFLARYDDRLRRAQQMADWIDETLIDPDTHLVFDGIKAGSLVRAQYTYCQGVVVGLETELAVRTSDPRHAARAARLVSAIAEHMTDDGVLRGAGGGDGGLFHGVTARYLALAATQLPEVADQARELVLTSAESAWENRQTVDGLPLFGAFWDRPAALPTADGKSAEFVEGAVNASEVPERDLSVQLSGWMLMEAAHAVTEGDSDG
- a CDS encoding putative bifunctional diguanylate cyclase/phosphodiesterase, coding for MSRRLDLLVTAVAQRLMAATAETSVELSTQVLAQLVEYFGVDLSFLRYNDHEIRATKLIAEWPRREFIPDPDPIGVVYFADADPVFAAAEHAKEPVVIRPTPATDDYQRTIEESSGVVATSGAFVPLVSGDVTTGAMGFVKFGDREWLAEEVDALKAVASLFSQVQARILAEEQLRYLAEHDDLTGLHNRRALISHLEKRLAAGQPGPVAALFLDLDRLKAVNDYLGHNAGDWFIRIFAERLRAKAGGDSLIARLGGDEFVVVPNTATDVDSGEELAHRLQAALRERVAIDGEMLTRTVSVGVALGEPGVDSASDLLRKADQAVLTAKGAGGNKIAVFSEDMSLETAFRNDIELHLQGVIDGDSLVLHYLPEIDMRTGEVLAAEALVRWQHPTRGLLYPDSFIAVAESINLAGELGRWVMRAACEEFSGWRSRGVALDAVLRVNVSPVQLVSDGFADTVADILDEFGLAGESVCLEITESVVVQDIETTRITLAALKEVGVQIAIDDFGTGYSVLSHLKSLPVDTLKIDRSFVHDLGSSAGDLAIVRAVIALAEAFDLQLVAEGVETESAARTLVQHGCNRAQGFLLSRPLVGPAMEAMFAQKRIPAPIPAPTPSS
- a CDS encoding Rv1355c family protein: MSRPNGIDHPQPHTATVLDESDEQHRRVLAALRADPATEFTDTLAQQRDTLSRLRTPDAAELQNEAPRWVHYPWRRTVVAVLGPRSFATLRLDRNRNLITAAEQARLSGLRVGVVGLSVGHVIAHTIAMQGVAGFLRLADFDELELSNLNRVPATLLDLGVNKAVIAARRIAELDPYLPVDALTNGLTPDDLDRFFDGLDVVIDECDSLDMKVVIREAARERGLPVLMSTADRGLLDVERFDLDTQLPILHGLLRGIDSAQLAGLSTRDKIPHMLRFVDIARSSARGAASMLEVNSTLTTWPQLAGEVVLGATAVVEGVRRIGLGEPLPSGRTRIDVAAALDDLRPPPPPADLPTPSAAREVVPQDAVLAVAAAAARAPSGGNTQPWHITTGIGSVTVRIAPERSSRMDVGFRASAVALGAAVFNARVAAAASGHTADVRIDEHLTDGCPLQATVRLSPGSVPDLASLYGPMLDRGTNRNHGTGGSLDPASAEVLRTVTDHEGATVRLITDRGDIEAAGRLMAAADRVRYLTADLHREMISELRWPGDADQDTGIDILGLGIDRNDLVLLEILRRPDVMAWLADWDAGHGLGDDTFDKVSSSSALAVVSIDGDSLTDYARGGAATEAVWIAAQQQGLGVQPMSPVFLYAHDSTDLADLSATFAEELHGLQTAFHRLAGTVGLRHALVLRLSDAPQPSTRSRREAYPRNMVEV
- a CDS encoding TrmH family RNA methyltransferase, yielding MSAPGPTEWGAQVNGVGPWPGPWPEDPRYDPDLLRDGDSRNVVDAYRYWRREAIVADIDTRRHPLHVAIENFGNDANIGGVVRTANAFAVDTVHIVGRRRWNRRGAMVTDRYQRLTHHDATEDLLAFAAHAGLTVVAVDNVPGATRLERTELPHRSLLLFGSEGPGISEAATRGAAMVVSIAQFGSTRSINASVAAGIAMHAWIRRWGDLDAAW